The Fuscovulum sp. sequence CCACCTCGCGCAACTGCCCCTTCACCCGCGCGCCACGCCACATGGTCAGCCCCACGATGGCCACCAGCAACAGCAGCGACGCCCCATAGGATGCCAGCACCGCAAAGGCATATTTCCCCAGATCCGGCATCATGCCAGCCGCTCCCGCGCCAACAGCGCCTGCAACCGCCGCGCCCGGATCTCCGTCCGCGTCCGCATCAACACCAGCGCCACAAACAGCAGCACGAAACCCGCAATACAGACCAGCAGCGGGAACCAGAACACATCCGCCACATTCTCCTCCTTGTCCAAAGACAGCGACGCCCCCTGATGCAGCCCCTGATTCCAGAACAGCACCGCATAGCGCGACAGCAGCGCAAAGACCGACCCCACCAGACACAGCACCGCCGTCAGGTCCGCCGCCGTATCCGGGTCCTCGATCGCCTGCCACAGCGCGATATAACCCAGATAGAACAGCGTCAGGATCAGAAAGGATGTCAGCCGCGGGTCCCAGGCCCACCAGGTTCCCCACATCGGCTGCCCCCAGAAGGCCCCCGTCAGCAGCGCGATCACCGTAAAGGTCAACCCCACAGGCGCTGCCGCCTTGGCCGCCAAGGCGCTTACATGATGCCGCCGGATCAGCCAGATCAGGCTGGTCACCAACATCATCACCCAGGCATTGATCGCCATCATCGCGCTTGGCACATGCAGATAGATGATCTTGACGGTAGACCCTTGCCGGAAATCATCCGGCGTGAAGAAGAACCCCCAGATCAGCCCTGCCACCAGACAGGCCAGCGCCAGCCCGGTCACCCAGGGCAAGACCCAGGCCGAGGTCTGCATGAACTTCTTCGGATTGGCATATTCCCAGATCGACATGCAGGCTCCTTACGTCCTCCGGCTCAAAGCCTCAATTCACTATCACGCGTGCGCTCAGCGCAGATTGATGCGGATTGCCGCAGCCGCCGCAAAAGGCAAGAGCGCCGCCGCCGCCAGCGTGATCCCGGCCAGCAGCAGCACCGGAACCGATACCGCCTGCCCCGCCGCCCCGCGCTTGACCACCTCCGCCCCGAAGATCAGCGTCGGCACATAAAGCGGCAACACCAGCAGGCTCAAGAGCAAACCGCCCCGCTTCACCCCCACCACCAGCGACGCCCCAAAAGCCCCGATGACCGACAGCGCCGGCGTCCCCAACAGCAGCGACAGCACCAGCCACCCATAACCAGCCACAGGCAGGTTCAACAGCACCCCCAGCACGGGCGCCACAATCGTCAGCGGCAATCCCGTCACCACCCAATGCGCCAACGCCTTCACTGCCACCACCCCCTCCAGCGGGATCGGCGCCGTCGCCAGCAGGTCCAGCGACCCATCCTCGAAATCCAGCGCAAAGATACGGTCCAGGCTCAGCAGGCAGGCCAGCAGCGCCCCAACCCACAGGATGCCGGGCGCAATCCGGCCCAGCACATCACCCTCCGGCCCCACGCCCAAAGGCACCAGCACCGCCACCAGCAGGAAAAACGCCAGCCCCAGCCCAAAGCCGCCACCCGCCCGCATCGCCAGCCGCAGATCCCGGATCAGCAGCGCCCCCATGCCACCCCCCCGTTGATCGCGCCCGCCACAGCCAGAAGCACAGCCATGCCCCTCTCTTCTCTGGAAAAATATCCTCGGGGGTCTGGGGGCAGACAGCCCCCAGTCCGCACCCTCCACCCGCGCCACACGCCCCTCATCCGAAGGCCTCGTCGAACGCGCCCACCCGGCCCCCGGCCGCAGGCCGCTGCGCCTTGAACGGCGTCAGGTCCAGCACCTCCGCTTCTGCCAGCCCCAGATCGATATGCGTGGCCATCAGCGCCGATCCCCCCGCCGCCAGATGCGCCCGCACCACGCCCGCAAACAGCGCGACAGATGCCGCATCCAGCGACACCGTGGGTTCATCCAGCACCCAGATCGGCCGCCCCGTCACCAATATCCGCGCCAGCCCCAGCCGCCGCTTCTGCCCGGCAGACAGGTTGGCCGCCCGCCGGTCGCGCAAACCGCTCAGGTTCATTGCCACCATCGCCGCCTCGGCCCCATCGGTGCCGTTGACCGCAGCCCAGAACCGCAGGTTCTCTTCCACCGTCAGCACGGCCTTCAACCCATCCGCATGGGCGGCATAGGCCAAGCTCTCGGGTGGCACCGACATCTCCCCCGCCAAGGGCGGCTGCAACCCGGCCAGCGTCCGTAAAAGCGTTGTCTTGCCAATCCCGTTCGGCCCGCGCAGCACCAAAGCCCGCCCCGCCGCCAGCCGGAAGGTCACCCCTTCCAGCACCGCGATGCCGCCCCGCGCCACCGCCAGATCGGCAACCGTCAGGTCCATGACCAAATTCCTTCAAAGGAATTTGCAAATTTCTCCCAAGAAATTTGTGCCGGCGTCACCGTCACGGCCCAGCCACCGGCAGCAGCGCCGCCGCGATCCGGCGGCCCTCGCTCAACAGCACATTATATGTCCGGCAGGCGGCGGGGGAGGACATCACCTCGACCCCGATCCCCGCCGCGTCCAGAGTGGCGACGAAATCCTTCGGCGCATGGGCGATATCGCCCCCCATGCCCACGAACAGCACATCGATCCGCCCCGCCAGCGACAGCGGCGTTTCGGTATCCGCAAACCCGCCCC is a genomic window containing:
- the ccmD gene encoding heme exporter protein CcmD, whose amino-acid sequence is MMPDLGKYAFAVLASYGASLLLLVAIVGLTMWRGARVKGQLREVELRQEREDG
- a CDS encoding heme ABC transporter permease, which encodes MSIWEYANPKKFMQTSAWVLPWVTGLALACLVAGLIWGFFFTPDDFRQGSTVKIIYLHVPSAMMAINAWVMMLVTSLIWLIRRHHVSALAAKAAAPVGLTFTVIALLTGAFWGQPMWGTWWAWDPRLTSFLILTLFYLGYIALWQAIEDPDTAADLTAVLCLVGSVFALLSRYAVLFWNQGLHQGASLSLDKEENVADVFWFPLLVCIAGFVLLFVALVLMRTRTEIRARRLQALLARERLA
- the ccmB gene encoding heme exporter protein CcmB; its protein translation is MGALLIRDLRLAMRAGGGFGLGLAFFLLVAVLVPLGVGPEGDVLGRIAPGILWVGALLACLLSLDRIFALDFEDGSLDLLATAPIPLEGVVAVKALAHWVVTGLPLTIVAPVLGVLLNLPVAGYGWLVLSLLLGTPALSVIGAFGASLVVGVKRGGLLLSLLVLPLYVPTLIFGAEVVKRGAAGQAVSVPVLLLAGITLAAAALLPFAAAAAIRINLR
- the ccmA gene encoding heme ABC exporter ATP-binding protein CcmA; the encoded protein is MDLTVADLAVARGGIAVLEGVTFRLAAGRALVLRGPNGIGKTTLLRTLAGLQPPLAGEMSVPPESLAYAAHADGLKAVLTVEENLRFWAAVNGTDGAEAAMVAMNLSGLRDRRAANLSAGQKRRLGLARILVTGRPIWVLDEPTVSLDAASVALFAGVVRAHLAAGGSALMATHIDLGLAEAEVLDLTPFKAQRPAAGGRVGAFDEAFG
- a CDS encoding Mth938-like domain-containing protein, whose translation is MRLTEISYGTAQPIEGYGPGFFRVGGHVLRGACLITPWDAGLWGGFADTETPLSLAGRIDVLFVGMGGDIAHAPKDFVATLDAAGIGVEVMSSPAACRTYNVLLSEGRRIAAALLPVAGP